One genomic window of Cydia strobilella chromosome 11, ilCydStro3.1, whole genome shotgun sequence includes the following:
- the LOC134745601 gene encoding uncharacterized protein LOC134745601 isoform X2, producing MRAAGMGARALVLAVAALGAAAWGAGGGGGSGCGVAEFACRSGQCVRLDRFCDGIAQCMDGSDEPPHCSPCNRTYYGRAGVAYALAVGAGAGVGDAPPPPPPRVPFLCHLTFTAGGGTHGDLVQLAFEEFRVGRYTPGNVDGCPDGYMQLAELGRPFTGGSWCGASEGAALYYSETATVTVSVKLFRARLGEPFGLKLRYKFLQQRDAVVRFGALEAPLERGAVSPGTYCTRTYEECHRKPCRLQSPNYPGMYPRNVTCYWSLRQKDIPTCKHAMISVRQDHSHKMQIKRSISMASLNKTGRAVRAWRECTGERDRLIFYDGASTDDPVLVEYCGGDWLPRVTARGPEMLVAFHSSPYSAPLRPPAPLAPLRGFELDVDVIFADSDSLDYAREARRCEFHVKASSTEEEGNGTTPGAAGRGRRGRLHAPTHTLPPNTTCTWTFHGRPGDLVWIYFSSFTQYSLVDGRRTESSEREEEGAMAPPRPPTSTAAKPIGAPCGVELRVWDGGGGGVSGEGVVLGRYCDEVPRLCARAALANATRSPRPCSPPDGYVSTMPLLSLAATSRSGTATHPLRFALHYEFIDARLAGAALPSNIPRVARPVPAACARLLTRPGELLSPGNALWFGRGGARRLRCVYRLQSESHVAIELATVSFGRRPRCFTRSDPASGRMRCVPEAMEPEETPVDEKEANEDFDGEDDAPMRVPHLMIYEAPWPGYRVPLGCICDNTSAPIRHSGAGALELVLTARSLVADEDARHLHFRGSWSTPAAPAYNCAARRRLPPPGGHIHLLFPYELMKAICPSSSDEGRAVQIFTDEWWGRGRGGGSGSALLVVWAAREAGSARMAWMEVWRPAGTGPIGTPGAEPVNATAMCVRGCSALAACMPSALWCDGAQDCPGGADEAAGAGCGAAARLLAALGAPAAAGALAALGGAAALGVLLLAALRRRRRADKALLAAGGRRATEELLFDSRASSVAS from the exons AGGGCGGCGGGCATGGGTGCGCGCGCGCTGGTGTTGGCGGTGGCGGCGCTCGGCGCGGCGGCGTGgggcgccggcggcggcggcggcagcggctgcGGCGTGGCCGAGTTCGCCTGCCGAAGCGGACAG TGCGTCCGCCTCGACCGCTTCTGCGACGGCATAGCCCAGTGCATGGACGGCAGCGACGAGCCGCCCCACTGCTCGCCCTGCAACCGCACGTACTACGGCCGCGCTGGCGTAGCCTATGCTCTCGCCGTCGGCGCTGGTGCTGGGGTCGGCGAcgcgccaccgccgccgccgccgagagTACCGTTTCTGTGCCATTTGACGTTTACGGCGGGAGGTGGGACGCATGGGGATTTGGTGCAGCTGGCGTTTGAGGAGTTCCGTGTGG GAAGATACACGCCAGGCAACGTCGACGGTTGCCCCGACGGCTATATGCAGCTCGCAGAGCTCGGTCGCCCATTCACTGGCGGCTCATGGTGTGGTGCATCCGAGGGTGCAGCATTGTACTACAGTGAGACAGCTACTGTCACTGTCTCTGTCAAACTGTTCCGAGCGCGCCTTGGGGAGCCGTTTGGTCTGAAGTTGAGATACAAGTTCTTGCAGCAGCGAGATGCCGTTGTAAG GTTTGGAGCGCTAGAAGCACCTCTAGAACGCGGGGCAGTATCACCCGGGACATACTGCACGCGCACCTACGAGGAATGCCACCGCAAACCTTGCCGTCTTCAGAGCCCCAATTACCCTGGAATGTACCCTAGGAACGTGACCTGCTATTGGAGCTTACGACAGAAGGATATTCCAACGTGCAAGCATGCTATGATATCTGTAAGGCAGGATCATTCACATAAGATGCAAATTAAGAGATCCATATCGATGGCCAG TCTAAACAAAACGGGTCGAGCGGTACGAGCGTGGCGAGAATGCACAGGCGAGCGTGACAGACTTATCTTCTACGACGGCGCATCAACAGATGACCCAGTGCTCGTTGAATATTGTGGTGGAGACTGGCTACCAAGAGTCACGGCCCGTGGTCCAGAGATGCTGGTAGCGTTTCATTCATCGCCATATTCAGCGCCGTTGAGACCACCAGCACCGCTTGCGCCATTAAGAGGTTTCGAGCTTGATGTTGATGTCATATTTGCTGATTCAGACTCTCTTGACTATGCAAG AGAGGCACGTAGATGCGAGTTTCATGTAAAAGCGTCGTCTACTGAAGAAGAGGGTAATGGAACGACACCGGGGGCCGCGGGGCGCGGACGGCGGGGACGACTGCATGCTCCCACACATACACTGCCACCAAACACGACATGTACTTGGACTTTCCATGGTCGACCAG GTGACTTGGTGTGGATCTACTTCTCCAGTTTCACCCAATATTCTCTAGTGGATGGTCGTCGCACGGAAAGCAGTGAAAGAGAAGAAGAAGGTGCTATGGCACCACCTCGCCCTCCTACAAGTACTGCAGCGAAACCTATTGGAGCACCTTGTGGGGTTGAATTAAGGGTGTGGGATGGTGGTGGAGGCGGCGTGAGTGGGGAAGGAGTAGTTTTAGGACGTTATTGCGACGAAGTGCCTCGTCTATGCGCAAGAGCTGCCTTAGCTAACGCTACTCGCTCCCCTCGCCCCTGTTCTCCACCTGATGGATACGTCTCTACAATGCCATTACTATCTTTAGCAGCTACAAGTCGCTCTGGAACTGCAACTCATCCTCTACGATTCGCACTGCACTATGAGTTTATTGACGCGCGTTTAGCAGGGGCTGCGTTACCAAGCAATATACCGAGAGTAGCGCGGCCGGTGCCAGCGGCTTGTGCAAGGTTACTCACTCGTCCAGGAGAATTATTGTCACCGGGAAATGCTTTATGGTTCGGGCGAGGTGGTGCTCGTCGTTTGCGCTGCGTTTATAGACTGCAATCAGAGTCGCATGTAGCAATAGAGCTAGCCACGGTATCATTTGGAAGACGACCTCGCTGTTTCACTCGCTCAGACCCGGCTAGTGGTCGGATGCGATGCGTACCGGAGGCTATGGAACCGGAGGAAACGCCTGTGGATGAAAAAGAGGCAAATGAAGATTTTGATGGCGAAGATGACGCGCCGATGCGTGTACCGCATTTGATGATCTATGAAGCTCCATGGCCGGGATATCgg GTACCACTCGGGTGCATATGCGATAACACATCCGCGCCGATCCGCCACTCCGGCGCTGGCGCTCTCGAGCTTGTCCTAACGGCACGCTCATTGGTCGCCGACGAAGATGCCCGCCATCTTCATTTTCGTGGCTCGTGGAGTACGCCAGCCGCACCGGCGTATAACTGTGCGGCACGACGGAGATTGCCTCCACCTGGAGGACATATTCATCTGCTCTTTCCGTATGA ATTAATGAAGGCGATCTGCCCAAGCAGCAGCGACGAGGGCCGAGCAGTCCAAATATTCACCGACGAGTGGTGGGGCCGGGGCCGTGGTGGGGGCTCCGGGTCCGCGCTACTAGTAGTCTGGGCGGCGCGTGAGGCCGGTTCAGCCCGCATGGCCTGGATGGAGGTCTGGAGGCCTGCGGGCACCGGCCCGATCGGGACTCCCGGTGCTGAGCCAGTGAACGCTACAGCTATGTGTGTGAGAGGCTGCAGTGCATTAGCAGCGTGTATGCCTAGCGCGCTTTGGTGTGATGGCGCGCAGGATTGCCCCGGAGGCGCTGATGAGGCCGCTGGGGCTGGTTGTGGCGCTGCCGCGCGCTTATTAGCGGCTTTAGGCGCTCCCGCAGCGGCAGGAGCGCTCGCAGCGCTCGGAGGCGCTGCCGCTTTAGGAGTTCTACTTCTAGCCGCGCTCAGAAGGCGTCGACGAGCAGATAAAGCGCTGTTAGCGGCTGGCGGACGCCGCGCTACAGAAGAGCTGCTTTTCGATTCAAGGGCGTCTTCAGTCGCCTCCTGA
- the LOC134745601 gene encoding uncharacterized protein LOC134745601 isoform X1, giving the protein MRAAGMGARALVLAVAALGAAAWGAGGGGGSGCGVAEFACRSGQCVRLDRFCDGIAQCMDGSDEPPHCSPCNRTYYGRAGVAYALAVGAGAGVGDAPPPPPPRVPFLCHLTFTAGGGTHGDLVQLAFEEFRVGRYTPGNVDGCPDGYMQLAELGRPFTGGSWCGASEGAALYYSETATVTVSVKLFRARLGEPFGLKLRYKFLQQRDAVVRFGALEAPLERGAVSPGTYCTRTYEECHRKPCRLQSPNYPGMYPRNVTCYWSLRQKDIPTCKHAMISVRQDHSHKMQIKRSISMASLNKTGRAVRAWRECTGERDRLIFYDGASTDDPVLVEYCGGDWLPRVTARGPEMLVAFHSSPYSAPLRPPAPLAPLRGFELDVDVIFADSDSLDYAREARRCEFHVKASSTEEEGNGTTPGAAGRGRRGRLHAPTHTLPPNTTCTWTFHGRPGDLVWIYFSSFTQYSLVDGRRTESSEREEEGAMAPPRPPTSTAAKPIGAPCGVELRVWDGGGGGVSGEGVVLGRYCDEVPRLCARAALANATRSPRPCSPPDGYVSTMPLLSLAATSRSGTATHPLRFALHYEFIDARLAGAALPSNIPRVARPVPAACARLLTRPGELLSPGNALWFGRGGARRLRCVYRLQSESHVAIELATVSFGRRPRCFTRSDPASGRMRCVPEAMEPEETPVDEKEANEDFDGEDDAPMRVPHLMIYEAPWPGYRVPLGCICDNTSAPIRHSGAGALELVLTARSLVADEDARHLHFRGSWSTPAAPAYNCAARRRLPPPGGHIHLLFPYDDNRASECSETPFLLMARGNRSVFLRVWGDELPLTPPPPPPAVGAPAPLEPPLCHTTNRVLVYHAHTSRLMKAICPSSSDEGRAVQIFTDEWWGRGRGGGSGSALLVVWAAREAGSARMAWMEVWRPAGTGPIGTPGAEPVNATAMCVRGCSALAACMPSALWCDGAQDCPGGADEAAGAGCGAAARLLAALGAPAAAGALAALGGAAALGVLLLAALRRRRRADKALLAAGGRRATEELLFDSRASSVAS; this is encoded by the exons AGGGCGGCGGGCATGGGTGCGCGCGCGCTGGTGTTGGCGGTGGCGGCGCTCGGCGCGGCGGCGTGgggcgccggcggcggcggcggcagcggctgcGGCGTGGCCGAGTTCGCCTGCCGAAGCGGACAG TGCGTCCGCCTCGACCGCTTCTGCGACGGCATAGCCCAGTGCATGGACGGCAGCGACGAGCCGCCCCACTGCTCGCCCTGCAACCGCACGTACTACGGCCGCGCTGGCGTAGCCTATGCTCTCGCCGTCGGCGCTGGTGCTGGGGTCGGCGAcgcgccaccgccgccgccgccgagagTACCGTTTCTGTGCCATTTGACGTTTACGGCGGGAGGTGGGACGCATGGGGATTTGGTGCAGCTGGCGTTTGAGGAGTTCCGTGTGG GAAGATACACGCCAGGCAACGTCGACGGTTGCCCCGACGGCTATATGCAGCTCGCAGAGCTCGGTCGCCCATTCACTGGCGGCTCATGGTGTGGTGCATCCGAGGGTGCAGCATTGTACTACAGTGAGACAGCTACTGTCACTGTCTCTGTCAAACTGTTCCGAGCGCGCCTTGGGGAGCCGTTTGGTCTGAAGTTGAGATACAAGTTCTTGCAGCAGCGAGATGCCGTTGTAAG GTTTGGAGCGCTAGAAGCACCTCTAGAACGCGGGGCAGTATCACCCGGGACATACTGCACGCGCACCTACGAGGAATGCCACCGCAAACCTTGCCGTCTTCAGAGCCCCAATTACCCTGGAATGTACCCTAGGAACGTGACCTGCTATTGGAGCTTACGACAGAAGGATATTCCAACGTGCAAGCATGCTATGATATCTGTAAGGCAGGATCATTCACATAAGATGCAAATTAAGAGATCCATATCGATGGCCAG TCTAAACAAAACGGGTCGAGCGGTACGAGCGTGGCGAGAATGCACAGGCGAGCGTGACAGACTTATCTTCTACGACGGCGCATCAACAGATGACCCAGTGCTCGTTGAATATTGTGGTGGAGACTGGCTACCAAGAGTCACGGCCCGTGGTCCAGAGATGCTGGTAGCGTTTCATTCATCGCCATATTCAGCGCCGTTGAGACCACCAGCACCGCTTGCGCCATTAAGAGGTTTCGAGCTTGATGTTGATGTCATATTTGCTGATTCAGACTCTCTTGACTATGCAAG AGAGGCACGTAGATGCGAGTTTCATGTAAAAGCGTCGTCTACTGAAGAAGAGGGTAATGGAACGACACCGGGGGCCGCGGGGCGCGGACGGCGGGGACGACTGCATGCTCCCACACATACACTGCCACCAAACACGACATGTACTTGGACTTTCCATGGTCGACCAG GTGACTTGGTGTGGATCTACTTCTCCAGTTTCACCCAATATTCTCTAGTGGATGGTCGTCGCACGGAAAGCAGTGAAAGAGAAGAAGAAGGTGCTATGGCACCACCTCGCCCTCCTACAAGTACTGCAGCGAAACCTATTGGAGCACCTTGTGGGGTTGAATTAAGGGTGTGGGATGGTGGTGGAGGCGGCGTGAGTGGGGAAGGAGTAGTTTTAGGACGTTATTGCGACGAAGTGCCTCGTCTATGCGCAAGAGCTGCCTTAGCTAACGCTACTCGCTCCCCTCGCCCCTGTTCTCCACCTGATGGATACGTCTCTACAATGCCATTACTATCTTTAGCAGCTACAAGTCGCTCTGGAACTGCAACTCATCCTCTACGATTCGCACTGCACTATGAGTTTATTGACGCGCGTTTAGCAGGGGCTGCGTTACCAAGCAATATACCGAGAGTAGCGCGGCCGGTGCCAGCGGCTTGTGCAAGGTTACTCACTCGTCCAGGAGAATTATTGTCACCGGGAAATGCTTTATGGTTCGGGCGAGGTGGTGCTCGTCGTTTGCGCTGCGTTTATAGACTGCAATCAGAGTCGCATGTAGCAATAGAGCTAGCCACGGTATCATTTGGAAGACGACCTCGCTGTTTCACTCGCTCAGACCCGGCTAGTGGTCGGATGCGATGCGTACCGGAGGCTATGGAACCGGAGGAAACGCCTGTGGATGAAAAAGAGGCAAATGAAGATTTTGATGGCGAAGATGACGCGCCGATGCGTGTACCGCATTTGATGATCTATGAAGCTCCATGGCCGGGATATCgg GTACCACTCGGGTGCATATGCGATAACACATCCGCGCCGATCCGCCACTCCGGCGCTGGCGCTCTCGAGCTTGTCCTAACGGCACGCTCATTGGTCGCCGACGAAGATGCCCGCCATCTTCATTTTCGTGGCTCGTGGAGTACGCCAGCCGCACCGGCGTATAACTGTGCGGCACGACGGAGATTGCCTCCACCTGGAGGACATATTCATCTGCTCTTTCCGTATGA TGACAACCGCGCTTCAGAATGCAGCGAAACTCCCTTCCTCCTCATGGCGCGGGGTAACCGCTCAGTATTCCTCCGAGTGTGGGGAGACGAGTTGCCGctcacgccgccgccgcctccgccTGCGGTcggcgcgccggcgccgctGGAACCACCGTTGTGTCACACCACTAATCGTGTGCTGGTGTATCATGCACATACTTCCAG ATTAATGAAGGCGATCTGCCCAAGCAGCAGCGACGAGGGCCGAGCAGTCCAAATATTCACCGACGAGTGGTGGGGCCGGGGCCGTGGTGGGGGCTCCGGGTCCGCGCTACTAGTAGTCTGGGCGGCGCGTGAGGCCGGTTCAGCCCGCATGGCCTGGATGGAGGTCTGGAGGCCTGCGGGCACCGGCCCGATCGGGACTCCCGGTGCTGAGCCAGTGAACGCTACAGCTATGTGTGTGAGAGGCTGCAGTGCATTAGCAGCGTGTATGCCTAGCGCGCTTTGGTGTGATGGCGCGCAGGATTGCCCCGGAGGCGCTGATGAGGCCGCTGGGGCTGGTTGTGGCGCTGCCGCGCGCTTATTAGCGGCTTTAGGCGCTCCCGCAGCGGCAGGAGCGCTCGCAGCGCTCGGAGGCGCTGCCGCTTTAGGAGTTCTACTTCTAGCCGCGCTCAGAAGGCGTCGACGAGCAGATAAAGCGCTGTTAGCGGCTGGCGGACGCCGCGCTACAGAAGAGCTGCTTTTCGATTCAAGGGCGTCTTCAGTCGCCTCCTGA